ATGGCAAAAGTTATAAAAGATTTCCGTAAGAAATCTAAAAGCGAGAAAGGGTGGCCATACTTTCACATAGACGCCTGTCAGGCTTCCGGCTACCTTGATATGGATATAAATAAGCTTGGTGTTGATTTGCTCAGTGCTAATGGCTCTAAAGTTTATGGCCCAAAGGGGATTGGTTTCCTCTATAAGAGAAAGGGGCTTAAGCTTAAGCCCTTCATTTACGGCGGTGGGCAAGAGAAGGGCTTTCGTTCAGGTACGGAAAATATTCCGGCAATAGTCGGGCTTGCCGAAGCTTTGAAAATTGTAAAAGAAGAAGGCTCTAAAGAAGTGAAGAGAATCTCTAAACTTAGAGATGAACTTTTGGCCGGTATTTTAAAGAAAATTCCAAGAGTCTTTTTAAACGGGCACAAGACAAAACGGCTTGCCAATAATCTTAATATATCAGTATTGGGAGTGGAGGGGGAGTCTATTGTCTTATACTTGGACGCTTTGGGCATAGCGGTCTCTACAGGCTCTGCCTGTAATTCATCCGATCTTGAGCCTTCTCATGTGGTAAACTCATTAGGTAAACCGATAGAGTTTGCTCACGGGTCTTTGCGCTTCTCTTTGGGGAGATATACGACGAAAGAGGATGTGAATTATGTGATAAAAGTTTTTCCTGATATTATTAAGAAGCTTAGGAGTATTTCGGCTATAGAATAAAAAACAGGAATTTCATAAAATTTTTATCCTTTTGAGGATTAATTATGAATAAATGAGCGATTGAGTAGAAAAATTCTGGGTTCCCCGCGGAGCAAGGGAGAATTTTTCATGAATAAAGCGAGTATTATTTATTTAAGACGAAGACGGATAAAAATTTTATGAAATTGGTAGAATATTTAAAAAATTAAAAACATCAATTTCCTGCAAGAGCCAAACAGCAAGGGACAGTTTTCGGAAATCAATGTTTTTAATTTTTTAAAATAAGATATATGAAAAAAAAGAAACCGCAAAAAATAGAAAAAAAGGAGGAGAAAAAAGGAGCTGACGTCGTCGGAAGAGGAGGTGATGATTGGTATTATTCTGATGTTGTAAAAGAGCATTTTTTCAATCCGAAGAATATCCTTCTTGATGAGCCTAAAGAGGGCGATTTTGACGCGGAGGGCGAAGTGGGGAGCGTTGCCTGCGGAGATGTTATGAAAATGTGGTTTAAACTAGACCCTGAGACTAAAAAAATCAAGAAATTAAAATGGCGCACATGGGGTTGCGCTTCAGCCATCGCTTCCACTTCCGTCTTTTC
This region of Patescibacteria group bacterium genomic DNA includes:
- a CDS encoding iron-sulfur cluster assembly scaffold protein — protein: MKKKKPQKIEKKEEKKGADVVGRGGDDWYYSDVVKEHFFNPKNILLDEPKEGDFDAEGEVGSVACGDVMKMWFKLDPETKKIKKLKWRTWGCASAIASTSVFSEMVTEKGGMTIKEALAITPQEIMARLGGLPMIKVHCSVLADQAFKKAVEDYESKYKEK
- a CDS encoding cysteine desulfurase — translated: MKKRIYLDNAATTPLDPRVKRVMEPYWEKIFGNPSGIYEEGRRAKEALEKARKEVASFINSSSDEIIFTSGGTESNNLAIFGVTGTKFPGALKSHIITSKIEHKSVLISCKELEKNGFEVTYLNPDEDGLIDPKDLKDALRPETVLVSIIYANNEIGVVQPIPEMAKVIKDFRKKSKSEKGWPYFHIDACQASGYLDMDINKLGVDLLSANGSKVYGPKGIGFLYKRKGLKLKPFIYGGGQEKGFRSGTENIPAIVGLAEALKIVKEEGSKEVKRISKLRDELLAGILKKIPRVFLNGHKTKRLANNLNISVLGVEGESIVLYLDALGIAVSTGSACNSSDLEPSHVVNSLGKPIEFAHGSLRFSLGRYTTKEDVNYVIKVFPDIIKKLRSISAIE